TGGAAGGGTTGAAGGCTATCGTTAACGCAAGTGCAGCATTTGCTCCACCAGATAATCCTAATAACCCAGGATCTGCAAGTGGATTTCGTGTTAACCCTTGCATAATTGCTCCAGACACAGCAAGTCCAGCTCCTACAAAAATAGCAGCTACTTCACGTGGTAAACGAATTTCGCGAATAATAGATAGTTTGTCCCCTTTAGCGGAGGAAGTGAGTGCTAACCATACATCTTTTATTGAAGTATCTGCAGCCCCTAATACCATTGCCACCATAAAAATAAGAAAGAATGCAATTATGCTCAAAATGAGTTTGTACGTAAAAGCTATAGAACGTGGATTATCGTAATCTTTTATCATTCGTTTCACATCTTTTCTGTTCATAGAATAAAGGAAGAGGAATTCTTAAATTAAGAATTCCTCATGTTTGTATTATTTACCAAGAAAGCTCTTCTTGAAGAAGTCTAGTTGGAAATCTAATGTAAGTGGATCATTGAAATAGAATTCCATCATGTTTGCTTCGTATACGCGATTATTTTTTACTGCTGGGATGTTTTTATATGATTCTGTCTCTTGGAATGAGTTATCAGTATCTTTGTTTTTACTTAAGATTAAGTAATCACCAGCAAACTCAGGTAATACCTCAGTAGATAATGCGTAGTAACCTTCTTTTAATGCTTTTTCTTTTACTTTTTCAGGCATTTTTAATTTCATTTCTTGGTACAGAATTTCTGTTCCACGGCCCCAGTTCTCGCCGTATACATAAAGCTGTTTGTTGAAGTTTTCTACAACAGAAACTGTTGCATCTTCACCGATTTTTGCTTTAATTTCTTTACCAGCGTCTTGTGCACGTTTCTTGAAGTCATCAACCCAAGTTTTTGCTTCTTTTTCTTTGTTTAATAACTTACCGATTTCTAAATGCTGTGTTAAGTAATCAACTTTTCCGTAAGTGTATGTTACAGTAGGAGCGATTTTCTTTAACTTATCAACATTTTTAATATTTGATAAACCAATGATTAAATCTGGGTTTAGTTCAGCGATTTTTTCAACATTTTCATCTGATACTTCAGCAACATCTTTAAGTTTGCTATCAAAACGTGGGTTTTGTTTAGACCATGAATCTACCCCAACAAGATTTACATCTAATGACATTACGTTACCAGCAAATGATGATAAAACAACAACGCGTTTTGGATTTGCAGGAACTTCTACTTTACCATTTTCAGATTGGTATGTAATTGTTTCTGATTTACTACCTTTTGCCTCGTTCTTTTTGTCTGTAGAGCCATTGCTACAAGCACTCATAACAAGAACGAAAAGAACTGTTAGTGAAATAAATAACTTTTTCATCGTTTTTCTCCTTTAACATAGATGATATGTGTATACAATAATTTGTTTAACTGTAATCTTTTGAAAGAGTAGTGGTAATACAAAATACGTATTAATAATCTTGAATACGAGATTTTACAATATAGTATTAACCATATTAATGAAAGAAGATGTAATCTCAAATTTGCTAATTATTAACAAAATGATAATGATTATCACTATTGATTCTTTAAATAATATAATTTTATATAGGTGTATTGTCAATAGTAATTTTGATTGTAAAATTTGCGGAAACAGGTTATATTTTATTGAGAATGATAATCAATGATTAGTAGCTGAGGAGTGAAGGTTAATGAATAGAGAAGAATTGTTTGATGTAACCGTGATAGGCGGGGGACCTGCAGGGCTTTATTCAGCTTTTTATAGTGGACTCAGAGAGATGAAAACAAAAATAATAGAATTTCAACCACAGTTAGGTGGAAAAATACATGTTTATCCGGAGAAAATGATTTGGGATATTGGCGGATTATTACCAGTTACTGGTGAAAAGTTAATTGAGCAACTTGTACAACAAGGTTTAACATTTCAGCCGGAAGTTGTATTGAATACAAAGATAGAATCAATTATTCGTAATAAAGATGGTATTTTTACGTTGAAAACAAGCAATGAAGAAGAACATTTTTCAAAAACAGTGATCGTTGCAACAGGAAGTGGTATATTAAATCCACAAAAGTTATCAATAGAAGGTGCGGAGCGATTTGAAGTATCAAATTTAAATTATACAGTTAAATCGTTAAAACGTTTCAAAGATAAAACGGTCATTATTTCAGGCGGAGGTAACTCTGCAATTGATTGGGCAAATGAGTTAGAACCAATTGCGAAAAAAGTTTATTTAACATATAGAAAAGAAGAATTATCGGGTCATGAGGCGCAAGTAAAACAACTTATGAACAGTTCGGCAGAATGTTTCTTTAATACATCGATTACAACATTAATTGCTGGTGATAACCATGAAGCGATTGAATATGTAGAATTAACAAATCATGAAACAGGCGAGGTTTCTCAGTTAGCTATCGATGAAGTTATTATTAATCATGGATATGAACGTGACATTACATTGTTGGAAAATAGTGAGCTAGATGTCGCAATTGTAGATAATTACTTTATTGCTGGTAATGCAAATAGTGAGTC
This Bacillus paramycoides DNA region includes the following protein-coding sequences:
- a CDS encoding NAD(P)/FAD-dependent oxidoreductase translates to MNREELFDVTVIGGGPAGLYSAFYSGLREMKTKIIEFQPQLGGKIHVYPEKMIWDIGGLLPVTGEKLIEQLVQQGLTFQPEVVLNTKIESIIRNKDGIFTLKTSNEEEHFSKTVIVATGSGILNPQKLSIEGAERFEVSNLNYTVKSLKRFKDKTVIISGGGNSAIDWANELEPIAKKVYLTYRKEELSGHEAQVKQLMNSSAECFFNTSITTLIAGDNHEAIEYVELTNHETGEVSQLAIDEVIINHGYERDITLLENSELDVAIVDNYFIAGNANSESSVDGLYAAGDILKHEGKLHLIAGAFQDAGNAVNKAKQFIQPDASEYGMVSSHNEVFKKRNRELIKQMMK
- a CDS encoding iron-hydroxamate ABC transporter substrate-binding protein produces the protein MKKLFISLTVLFVLVMSACSNGSTDKKNEAKGSKSETITYQSENGKVEVPANPKRVVVLSSFAGNVMSLDVNLVGVDSWSKQNPRFDSKLKDVAEVSDENVEKIAELNPDLIIGLSNIKNVDKLKKIAPTVTYTYGKVDYLTQHLEIGKLLNKEKEAKTWVDDFKKRAQDAGKEIKAKIGEDATVSVVENFNKQLYVYGENWGRGTEILYQEMKLKMPEKVKEKALKEGYYALSTEVLPEFAGDYLILSKNKDTDNSFQETESYKNIPAVKNNRVYEANMMEFYFNDPLTLDFQLDFFKKSFLGK